The Chamaesiphon minutus PCC 6605 DNA window CCTCACAAATACCGATTACTTTGGTCGCACTAGCTCCAAAGTCAACGGCAATAGACATCAGCTTGCGTCTAGCCATAGTTACCATCCGTGTGGCGATCTACAAATATCTACTTCAATCCTGAAAAATTGCTAGATCTTTGCGGTGGAATCAGTACTACCTCGTCATCATCATCCTCTGGGTCGTCCTCCACATTGTCTTCACCGACCTTTTTGTCCGATCGCTCGACGGCGATTGGCTGAGACAATTGACCCAAAAATGACACCCTTCTCGCCAATCCATCAATCGGAAATGGCAGACCTTCTAGGCTATAGAGATCGACCAATGAATTGATGTGACCGAGCAAGCGATCCAACGACTGATACCCGATCGTTAATAATTCTTTGTCTGACAACTTGCCGCGATCGACTAACATCGCGCCTGGTAAATAGTGAGCCACTAATGCCTCGATCGTCATCTCTCGCGATAAATTAGCTCTGGTTAAGTAAGCATAGATCGCTTGTAATCGACGATCGTTGCCCGAAAAATCGATGGTAATTCTCTTCCTTGCTGATTCAGTCATAATTGACTAATTCGATCGTTTCTCCAAATATAGCCAATTAGGATTATTTCTGGGTCAACTATAAATAAATGGTGACAGATTGACAAAAGTTCGATCGAACCACCCAGATTTTACCAATTTCGATTGCTATTTATACCGCCTTTATGGTGGCAATCTGTCACCATAACTCGAAAATACTGCCATTTTGGAAGCAGTTTGTCACCACTAAATTCTATTCTTATCGCTCACAGCGGTAATTGTTGCCCCATGCTCGATATTTCTAGTACTAATTTAAGGATTTGAGTTAGTATCGATATTAACCCGTATTACTCACCCGCTAATAGCTGTGCCCTGTTGGCTAATTTTAGCCTTAGCCAGCCATGTCATTCGTGGGTACATTCTTTAATACCTGCGGCACCTTTAACTGACTCATCTGGCAAAAGGATTACCACCCTCTTGACACCCACTAGAACTAATTTTAAAAGTTGTGCGCGAGCGAAATTAGCGATCGTCGTTAGACGACGCGCAAGCTTCGAGTCTTGTAATAAAACATCGGTTTTCACACTTCACAAATGTAACCACTTGTCTTGCAAGTTGAATCCGACTTTTAGTTAAACGTAGCTTGATGGTAATCGAACAATGACCAAGCCTCATAGTCCCGATGTTAAAGTAAATAGCTTCAAAATCAGAGTCAGCAATGCCGATCTCGATTTACTACACGATCGAGCAAAGTCGGTAAATATGCCACTGACCCAATATTTGCGATGGAGAGGATTACAACCCATCGGGCAACTCCAAAAAACTGCCGTTAAAGCCATTTCGGTTGTCGATCCTGCTAAGATTCTCATCCATAAAGAACTCAGACAGCAAGGTCATCACCTCGATCGCATTGCCAAGGGGATTAACACGGCTAACCTGACAGGGAGTACATTTAGCAACTATCAGCGGTTGCTTGCCGAAATTAGAGACGAACTAGCTAAGTTAGGAGCCAAGCTATGATTAGTCGCACGACACATGGCAGCAATTTTAAAGGACTGCTCGATTATTTGCTCAATCCTGAAAAACGACCAGAAATTATTGCTAACTATATGTTTGGGAACAATCCTACCGACTTGGCGCGGGAATTTAATGAGGTTGCCAGTCTCCGACCTACGACCAAACTACCCGTGCGGCATATCTCCCTGTCTTTCGCCCCTGGGGATGTTGTAGATCGTCTCGATCGGGAATCGATCGTCAATCGAGTTATGACGCACATGGGTTACGATGACTGTCAATTTATCGGGATCGCCCACCACCGCGACGATCCAGGACACGATTTGCCCCACGACCACGACCATCTACATATCGTTGTGAATGCTGTTGATGTCTACGGTCGAAGAGTTTCTGATAGTTGGGATCGGTTCAAGATTCAACCGATTCTTCGAGGGATCGAGCGCGATTTTGGCTTGCAGCCCGTTAAAAATTCCTGGGAGGTAAAGCAGGAAAAGGTTCATAAGCTAAATCCAGACCTAGAGATTTTCCAACTAGTCGATCGATCCCTTGAAAACTGCCCCAATCTAGAGACTTGGATCGATCGCTTGCAGGAGTCCCAAATCGATGTCCTGTTTGCGCTACGGCAAGATAATCAGGTCAATGGCATCACTTATCTTCAAGGTAGTCGGGCATATAAGGGCAGCGAGATTGGGGTAAGTTGGAATGCGGTCGCTCGACAAGTCCCGACCACCCCCGACAACCTGCCACTGATTAGGGCGGCTAATGATAAAAGCCAGGAGCATCGCATGGATCTGGGCGAGATCGAGAGACAGAACTTCGATCGGGCGGTGATGATGGCAAATATGGTAGTCAAGGGGCGCGAACGGATCAAAACCGGACGACTCGACATCAAACGAGATGGCGACACTCTGACGGCTTACCGGATGCGTCCGCATCGCCAAATCTTTAAGGCGATCGAGACACTGGGGGGATGGGAACCTGTGGGATTTCCCAATATCGAGCGTATAGATCTCAATTTATTGACGAAACTATCTGGCTATAAAGACGCGCCAGCTTACATATTAGAAGAGCAGGATCTGACAATCGTTCGCGTAGCGGATGAAATCGCGCTGAGGGAACCTCAGCGTGCGTTTCACCAGCGACGCATCGACTCGGAGGGAACCTCCGAGTTGTGTGCGTCAAGACAAGCAGCGTTCCCTTTGGGAAATCGATCGTCAGAGTTACCACACTCAAGCAGTATCCCAGTGACCTTGAAGCAAATCATCGATCTCAAGAACTACTATGTCAACTCTCCTGAAGGACGCGCTAAACCAGAGGGCAGCGACGCTCTAGAGAAGTTTGACATCTATAAATTGCAACTATCTCAGCATGGTAAAGCGGCAACTGGCGATCCAAATCTCAAGATGACGAATAAGTTTTTTAAGACCTTCGAGTCTGACCGAATAAAGCTTTGTGCCGCAGACCGAGCTAACTTAGACGCGGCTTCGGCGTTTGCTACCGAACAGGCACAGATCGCTCTTGAAATCGCCCAAGCATCTTCGCTAGAACTCAGGCAACGCAGCCGTGGATGTTCGAGATAATTTGGTGAAAATGATATAATTAATCTATTCCCGTACGATCCTCATCATCGAAGATATGAATACGAAATCGGCTGTGACCAGAGTTATTTCTAAGGTGAATGTTCGTGATGTTGGAATTAATGAAGAAGAGTTTTCTGCCAATATTATTGAAAGTCCAACCGTAAATGGACTGTATTTGGGTTGGGTACGAAAGGATACTCAAAAATGGGAGCCTTTGGCTAAATTAACGATCGTCGAAGGTGGGTATACAGCTCAGTACACTAGCAACCATGAGGAAATATCAGCCCTGTATCCAGGCTATAAGGATCTCTTGATTTGGTCGGAGCTAGATGTTGTAAATCGAGATTTTCCACACATATTTCGGAATAGAATGCCCCTGTTACGAAATGATGTTAAAAATGATTGTGAATTTCTAAAGTTAGATTATCCCCAGATCGATAAAATAGCTTATGTCAGTCGATATGGAGGAAGAATTTGTGGCGATAAATTTAGTATTTGCCCGTCGATCGAACCCGATGCGTCAGGCAACTATATCTTTTACTGTGCTTTGAGTGGTGTAGAAGAAAGACAAGAACCAAGAAAAATTTGGCAACAGATTAGAGATCGATCTGGGAAGTTTAGCTTAATCAAAGCTGAAGATAAATATTGCCTGGAATTTGA harbors:
- a CDS encoding relaxase/mobilization nuclease domain-containing protein, translating into MISRTTHGSNFKGLLDYLLNPEKRPEIIANYMFGNNPTDLAREFNEVASLRPTTKLPVRHISLSFAPGDVVDRLDRESIVNRVMTHMGYDDCQFIGIAHHRDDPGHDLPHDHDHLHIVVNAVDVYGRRVSDSWDRFKIQPILRGIERDFGLQPVKNSWEVKQEKVHKLNPDLEIFQLVDRSLENCPNLETWIDRLQESQIDVLFALRQDNQVNGITYLQGSRAYKGSEIGVSWNAVARQVPTTPDNLPLIRAANDKSQEHRMDLGEIERQNFDRAVMMANMVVKGRERIKTGRLDIKRDGDTLTAYRMRPHRQIFKAIETLGGWEPVGFPNIERIDLNLLTKLSGYKDAPAYILEEQDLTIVRVADEIALREPQRAFHQRRIDSEGTSELCASRQAAFPLGNRSSELPHSSSIPVTLKQIIDLKNYYVNSPEGRAKPEGSDALEKFDIYKLQLSQHGKAATGDPNLKMTNKFFKTFESDRIKLCAADRANLDAASAFATEQAQIALEIAQASSLELRQRSRGCSR